From a region of the Paraburkholderia hospita genome:
- a CDS encoding extracellular solute-binding protein produces the protein MTAGTRRVEAPRPRWRTLIRPLLRVRCKAMPRAVRAALAVCVGLLIGLSPMTAQHAQAAYAIAQYGNPKYPPDFKHFDYVNPDAPRGGTLVLANPDRSTSFDKFNPFTMRGSAAPGIGLLFESLTTGSADEVASAYGLLADDIAVAPDALSTTFHINPRARFSNGDPVTAEDVKFSFDTLKSPQAAPQFAAYFAEITRVVIVDPATVRFEFKQHDRELPLLAGGMPVFSRKWGMKADGSRTAFDQLAFEKPLGSGPYLIESYDNGRTITYKRDPKYWGDKLPVRVGMYNFERINYKLYSDGTARLEAFKAGEYDALVEYVARNWVRRDVGKKFDSGELIKREFPQHNGTGMQGFILNQRRPLFSDVRVRKALDLALDFQWLNRQLFYSQYKRIDSYFVNTDLQAKGLPSPGELKLLEPWRAQLEPGVFGVPPKQPDTDPPGSLRANLLEARALLAQAGWTYRDGALRNAKGEPFAFEILDDSGSSATFDPVYATYIRNLKKLGIDARTRTADFAVYQKRLDAFDFDVTTIRFPDVQVPGADMIDRFGSKAAGEPGSGNLIGLKSPAVDAILRALVGAQTREQLVDATHALDRVLINGYYMVPHWYSATHRVAFKRGMAWPSTLPLYYTAEGWITSMWWFATPQ, from the coding sequence ATGACCGCAGGCACGCGACGGGTTGAAGCGCCGCGCCCGAGATGGCGCACTCTGATTCGTCCGCTGTTGCGTGTCCGTTGCAAGGCGATGCCGCGCGCCGTGCGTGCCGCGCTCGCCGTGTGCGTCGGCTTGCTGATCGGCTTGTCGCCCATGACGGCGCAGCATGCGCAGGCCGCGTATGCGATCGCGCAGTACGGCAACCCGAAGTATCCGCCCGACTTCAAGCACTTCGACTACGTCAATCCCGACGCACCGCGCGGCGGTACGCTGGTGCTCGCGAATCCCGACCGCTCGACGAGCTTCGACAAGTTCAATCCGTTCACGATGCGCGGCAGCGCGGCGCCCGGCATCGGCCTGTTGTTCGAGAGCCTGACGACGGGCAGCGCCGACGAAGTCGCGTCCGCCTACGGCCTGCTGGCGGACGACATCGCCGTCGCGCCGGACGCCCTGTCGACGACTTTCCACATCAACCCGCGCGCACGCTTTTCGAACGGCGACCCCGTTACGGCCGAGGACGTGAAGTTTTCGTTCGATACCTTGAAGAGCCCGCAGGCTGCGCCGCAATTCGCCGCGTATTTCGCGGAGATCACGCGCGTCGTGATCGTCGATCCGGCGACCGTGCGCTTCGAATTCAAGCAGCACGATCGCGAGTTGCCGTTGCTCGCGGGCGGCATGCCCGTGTTCTCGCGCAAGTGGGGCATGAAGGCGGACGGCAGTCGCACGGCGTTCGATCAGCTCGCGTTCGAAAAACCTCTCGGCAGCGGGCCGTATCTGATCGAGAGCTACGACAACGGGCGCACGATCACCTACAAACGCGACCCGAAGTACTGGGGCGACAAGCTGCCCGTGCGCGTCGGCATGTATAACTTCGAGCGCATCAACTACAAGCTGTATTCGGATGGCACCGCGCGTCTCGAAGCGTTCAAGGCGGGCGAGTACGATGCGCTCGTCGAGTACGTCGCGCGCAACTGGGTGCGCCGCGACGTGGGCAAGAAGTTCGACAGCGGCGAGCTGATCAAGCGCGAGTTTCCGCAACATAACGGCACGGGGATGCAGGGCTTCATCCTGAACCAGCGCCGGCCGCTTTTCTCGGACGTGCGCGTGCGCAAGGCGCTCGATCTCGCGCTCGACTTCCAGTGGCTCAACCGGCAACTGTTCTACAGCCAGTACAAGCGGATCGACAGCTACTTCGTCAATACGGATCTGCAAGCTAAAGGCTTGCCGTCGCCAGGCGAACTGAAACTGCTCGAGCCATGGCGCGCACAGCTCGAGCCCGGCGTGTTCGGCGTGCCGCCGAAGCAACCCGACACGGACCCGCCCGGTTCGCTGCGCGCGAATCTGCTCGAAGCGCGCGCGCTGCTCGCGCAGGCTGGCTGGACGTATCGCGATGGCGCGTTGCGCAACGCGAAGGGCGAGCCGTTCGCGTTCGAGATTCTCGACGACTCGGGCTCGTCGGCTACGTTTGACCCGGTCTACGCCACCTATATCCGCAATCTGAAGAAGCTCGGTATCGATGCGCGTACGCGTACGGCGGACTTTGCGGTGTACCAGAAGCGCCTCGACGCGTTCGACTTCGATGTGACGACCATCCGTTTTCCCGACGTGCAGGTGCCGGGCGCGGACATGATCGACCGGTTCGGCAGCAAGGCTGCAGGCGAACCGGGCTCGGGCAATCTGATCGGGCTGAAATCGCCCGCCGTCGATGCGATCCTGCGCGCGCTGGTCGGCGCGCAGACCCGCGAGCAACTCGTCGATGCCACTCACGCGCTCGATCGCGTGCTGATCAACGGCTACTACATGGTCCCGCACTGGTACAGCGCGACGCATCGCGTGGCGTTCAAGCGCGGCATGGCGTGGCCGTCGACCTTGCCGCTGTACTATACGGCGGAAGGCTGGATCACCTCGATGTGGTGGTTCGCCACGCCGCAATGA
- a CDS encoding microcin C ABC transporter permease YejB: protein MWSYILKRLLLMIPTLIGVLTLTFVVIQFVPGGPVEQAVHELRRSTAEGGTPFGLRAHSGVDAQQIAQLKALYGFDKPPLERYWLMLKRFSHFDLGQSYFRHQSVWSLIVSKLPVSISIGLWTFFLTYLISVPLGIAKAVRNGSRFDVATSLVVLIGYAIPGFVLGVLLLVLFGGGSFLQLFPLRNLTSDNWDQLSLFGKILDYLWHITLPIVASVVGSFAVVTMLTKNAFLDEIRKQYVLTARAKGLSERRVLWKHVFRNALLPLIVGFPAAFIGAFFTGSLLIETLFSLDGLGLLSYESVVRRDYPVVLGTLYLFTLIGLATKLVSDLCYVWVDPRIQFEELER, encoded by the coding sequence ATGTGGAGCTACATCCTCAAACGTCTGCTATTGATGATCCCGACGTTGATCGGCGTCCTCACGTTGACTTTCGTCGTGATCCAGTTCGTGCCAGGCGGACCCGTCGAACAGGCGGTGCACGAACTGCGGCGCAGTACCGCCGAAGGCGGCACGCCGTTCGGGCTGCGCGCGCATAGCGGCGTCGATGCGCAGCAGATCGCGCAACTCAAGGCGTTGTATGGCTTCGACAAACCGCCGCTCGAACGCTACTGGCTGATGCTCAAGCGCTTCTCTCACTTCGATCTTGGACAAAGCTATTTCCGGCATCAAAGCGTGTGGTCGCTGATCGTGTCGAAGCTGCCTGTGTCGATCAGCATCGGGCTATGGACGTTCTTCCTCACTTATCTGATATCGGTGCCGCTCGGCATCGCGAAGGCGGTGCGCAACGGCTCGCGCTTCGACGTCGCGACGAGCCTCGTCGTGCTGATCGGCTATGCGATTCCCGGCTTCGTGCTCGGCGTGCTGCTGCTCGTGCTGTTCGGCGGCGGCTCGTTCCTGCAGTTGTTCCCGCTGCGCAATCTCACATCCGACAACTGGGATCAGCTGAGCCTCTTCGGCAAGATTCTCGATTACCTGTGGCACATCACGCTGCCGATCGTGGCCTCCGTGGTCGGCAGCTTCGCGGTCGTCACGATGCTGACCAAGAACGCGTTCCTCGACGAAATCCGCAAGCAGTACGTGCTGACCGCGCGCGCGAAAGGGCTGTCCGAGCGCCGCGTGCTGTGGAAGCACGTGTTCCGCAACGCGCTGTTGCCGTTGATCGTCGGTTTTCCGGCTGCGTTCATCGGCGCGTTCTTCACGGGCAGCCTGCTGATCGAGACGCTGTTCTCGCTCGACGGGCTCGGGCTGCTGTCGTATGAGTCGGTCGTGCGGCGCGATTATCCCGTCGTGCTCGGCACGCTCTATCTCTTCACATTGATCGGGCTCGCGACCAAGCTCGTCTCCGATCTCTGTTATGTGTGGGTCGATCCACGCATTCAATTCGAAGAACTGGAGCGCTGA
- a CDS encoding ABC transporter permease, translating to MCGSIHAFNSKNWSADLSRVRTDAEVSRAQPVRAFVSPSPARRVWLRFRQQRLGYWSLIVFVVAFAASLAAPLWSNDKPVVVRYDGHYYFPLVKDYAETTFGGDFPTPADYLDPYVKQRIDAPGNFAIYPLNRYYYDTLNYFSKRPNPAPPSRDNWLGTDDRGRDLFARLVYGFRVSVEFALVLTFIGTVLGVLAGAVQGYFGGKTDIFGQRLIEIWSAMPELYLLIIFASIFEPGFILLIVLLSLFGWIGLADYVRAEFLRNRQQDYVRAARAMGLSNWQIIWRHVLPNSLTPVITFLPFRMSGAILALTSLDFLGLGVPPPTPSLGELLAQGKANLDAWWISMWTFGVLVVTLLLLTFMGDALRNALDTRISDAMKAGGNQ from the coding sequence ATGTGTGGGTCGATCCACGCATTCAATTCGAAGAACTGGAGCGCTGATTTGAGCCGCGTTCGTACAGATGCCGAAGTGTCGCGCGCGCAGCCGGTGCGCGCGTTTGTGTCGCCGTCGCCCGCGCGCCGCGTGTGGCTGCGTTTCCGGCAGCAGCGGCTGGGTTACTGGAGTCTGATCGTATTCGTTGTCGCGTTTGCGGCGAGCCTTGCCGCGCCGCTGTGGTCGAACGACAAGCCGGTCGTCGTGCGCTACGACGGCCACTACTATTTCCCGCTCGTGAAGGACTACGCGGAGACGACCTTCGGCGGCGACTTTCCGACGCCCGCCGACTATCTCGATCCATACGTCAAGCAGCGCATCGACGCGCCGGGCAACTTCGCGATCTATCCGCTGAACCGCTACTACTACGACACGCTGAACTATTTTTCGAAGCGGCCTAATCCGGCGCCGCCTTCGCGCGACAACTGGCTCGGCACCGACGACCGCGGCCGTGATCTGTTCGCGCGCCTCGTGTACGGCTTTCGCGTGTCGGTGGAGTTCGCGCTGGTGCTGACTTTCATCGGCACCGTGCTCGGCGTGCTGGCGGGCGCCGTGCAGGGTTACTTCGGCGGCAAGACTGACATCTTCGGACAGCGTCTGATCGAAATCTGGAGCGCGATGCCGGAGCTGTATCTGCTGATCATCTTCGCGTCGATCTTCGAGCCGGGCTTTATCCTGCTGATCGTGCTGCTGTCGCTGTTCGGCTGGATCGGCCTTGCCGACTACGTGCGCGCCGAGTTCCTGCGCAACCGGCAACAGGACTACGTGCGCGCCGCGCGGGCCATGGGCTTGTCGAACTGGCAGATCATCTGGCGACATGTGTTGCCTAATAGCCTGACGCCCGTCATCACGTTCCTGCCGTTTCGCATGAGCGGCGCAATTCTCGCGCTGACGAGCCTCGATTTTCTCGGCCTCGGCGTACCGCCGCCGACGCCCAGCCTCGGTGAACTGCTCGCGCAAGGCAAGGCGAACCTCGATGCGTGGTGGATCTCCATGTGGACCTTCGGCGTGCTGGTCGTGACGCTGCTGCTGTTGACGTTCATGGGCGACGCGCTGCGCAACGCGCTCGACACGCGTATCTCCGACGCGATGAAAGCGGGAGGCAACCAGTGA
- a CDS encoding ABC transporter ATP-binding protein: protein MSAHATKHDGPLLELDHLRVTFGDTVAVDDVSLAIGRGERVALVGESGSGKSVTALSILRLLNDAQTSGVVRFDGEDLLAKSEREMRGMRGSAIAMIFQEPMTALNPLYTIGDQIAETIVLHDGVSANEARKRAVALLDRTGITEPGKRVNSYPHQLSGGQRQRAMIAMALACRPRLLLADEPTTALDVTIRAQIVELLLELQREEAEKRGMAVLLITHDLNLVRHFAQRVAVMEKGVLVESGPVDTLFASPQHPYTQRLLQSRPERTVVPVLPIAPVLLDARDVCVDFRTKLSGMAGWFRSGRFRAVDDATVSVRQGETLGIVGESGSGKSTLAMALLGLQRTSHGAIDFQGRALGSYRGREQTTLRSNMQVVFQDPFSSLSPRQTIERIVGEGLALHRPQLNADARRDKVIGVLREVGIDRTALQRYPHEFSGGQRQRIAIARALVLEPRILILDEPTSALDVSIQQQVLKLLAGLQRKYNLGFVFISHDLAVIGAMAHRVAVMQNGAIVETGEVERIFAEPTHPYTRKLLKAALTT, encoded by the coding sequence GTGAGCGCGCACGCGACGAAACACGACGGGCCGCTGCTCGAACTCGATCATCTGCGCGTGACCTTCGGCGACACAGTGGCCGTCGACGATGTGTCGCTCGCGATCGGCCGTGGCGAGCGCGTTGCGCTGGTCGGCGAGTCGGGCTCCGGCAAGAGCGTGACGGCGCTGTCGATCCTGCGTTTGTTGAACGATGCGCAGACGAGCGGCGTCGTGCGCTTCGACGGCGAAGATCTGCTCGCGAAGAGCGAGCGCGAAATGCGCGGGATGCGCGGCTCTGCTATCGCGATGATCTTTCAGGAGCCGATGACGGCGCTCAATCCGCTGTACACGATCGGCGACCAGATCGCGGAAACCATCGTGCTGCACGATGGCGTCAGCGCCAACGAAGCGCGCAAGCGCGCCGTCGCGCTGCTCGACCGGACGGGCATCACGGAGCCGGGCAAGCGCGTGAACAGCTATCCGCACCAGTTGTCGGGCGGCCAGCGGCAACGCGCGATGATCGCGATGGCACTCGCGTGCCGTCCACGGCTGCTGCTCGCCGACGAGCCGACGACGGCGCTCGACGTGACGATCCGCGCGCAGATCGTCGAACTGCTGCTCGAACTGCAACGCGAGGAAGCCGAAAAGCGCGGCATGGCCGTGCTGCTGATCACGCACGATCTGAACCTCGTGCGCCACTTCGCGCAACGCGTCGCGGTGATGGAGAAGGGCGTGCTCGTCGAGAGCGGCCCCGTCGATACGCTGTTCGCGTCGCCGCAGCATCCGTACACGCAGCGTCTGCTGCAAAGCCGTCCGGAGCGCACCGTCGTGCCCGTGCTGCCGATCGCGCCCGTGCTGCTCGACGCGCGCGACGTCTGCGTGGATTTCAGGACGAAGCTGTCGGGCATGGCTGGCTGGTTCCGGTCGGGGCGCTTTCGTGCCGTCGACGACGCGACGGTGTCGGTGCGGCAGGGCGAAACCTTGGGTATTGTCGGCGAGTCGGGATCGGGGAAATCGACACTCGCGATGGCACTGCTCGGCCTGCAAAGAACCTCGCACGGCGCGATCGATTTTCAGGGCAGGGCGCTCGGCAGTTATCGGGGGCGCGAGCAGACCACGCTGCGCTCGAACATGCAGGTCGTCTTTCAGGATCCTTTTAGTTCACTTTCACCCCGGCAGACGATCGAGCGGATTGTCGGCGAAGGGCTCGCGCTGCATCGGCCGCAACTGAATGCCGACGCGCGGCGCGACAAGGTGATTGGCGTGCTGCGCGAAGTGGGGATCGACCGGACGGCGCTGCAGCGCTACCCGCATGAATTCTCCGGAGGACAGCGGCAGCGCATTGCGATTGCGCGTGCGCTGGTGCTGGAACCACGCATCCTGATTCTCGACGAACCGACCAGCGCGCTAGACGTATCGATCCAGCAACAGGTGTTGAAGCTGCTCGCGGGTTTGCAACGCAAATACAACTTGGGATTTGTGTTCATCAGCCACGATCTGGCCGTGATCGGCGCCATGGCGCATCGCGTTGCCGTCATGCAGAACGGGGCGATCGTGGAGACGGGTGAGGTCGAGCGGATCTTTGCGGAACCGACCCATCCTTACACACGTAAGCTGTTGAAAGCGGCCTTGACGACTTGA
- a CDS encoding C40 family peptidase produces MQHQNLTQACTRVVAGMFIGVLMAAAPGAFADEVSSFNQNASFSTSSGSSSVSSTTQSMQSAASNSESGARSFLSGMAGKAGDVVVGALNMIGVRYRWGGDTPDSGLDCSGFVRYVFQDTLGMALPRRAEEMSRVGEKVRVSDLKPGDLVFFNTMRRTFSHVGIYIGDNKFVHSPSTGSTIRVDDMDDGYWEKRFTGARRIESTVPQQQELRQRVSATIGGNN; encoded by the coding sequence ATGCAGCACCAAAACCTAACCCAGGCTTGCACGCGCGTCGTCGCCGGGATGTTCATTGGCGTACTGATGGCCGCAGCTCCCGGCGCTTTCGCCGATGAAGTAAGCAGCTTTAACCAGAATGCCTCATTTTCGACCTCTTCCGGGTCGAGTTCAGTGTCCTCCACCACACAAAGCATGCAAAGCGCTGCCTCGAATTCCGAGAGCGGCGCTCGTTCGTTTTTGTCCGGCATGGCCGGCAAGGCGGGTGATGTGGTGGTCGGCGCCCTCAACATGATCGGCGTGCGCTACCGCTGGGGCGGCGATACGCCGGATTCCGGCCTCGATTGCAGCGGCTTCGTGCGCTACGTGTTCCAGGACACGCTGGGCATGGCACTGCCGCGCCGCGCGGAAGAAATGAGCCGTGTCGGCGAGAAGGTTCGGGTTTCCGACCTGAAGCCGGGCGATCTCGTGTTTTTCAACACGATGCGCCGTACGTTCTCGCACGTCGGCATCTACATCGGCGACAACAAGTTCGTGCATTCGCCTTCTACAGGCAGCACGATCCGCGTCGACGACATGGATGACGGTTACTGGGAAAAGCGCTTCACGGGCGCGCGTCGTATCGAATCGACGGTGCCGCAGCAGCAGGAACTGCGCCAGCGCGTGAGCGCGACGATCGGTGGCAACAATTAA
- a CDS encoding patatin-like phospholipase family protein has translation MMCARCHPAPGRLHAAREDRRQRSLLHDTRHDTFAWTSAPSLENSLKPSSPRLSRRTFSIAAASAVLSACASTGSKPDTVTPTPNTASIPPTPPVKPERPLRIGLALGGGAARGFAHIGVIKALEARNIQIDLVCGTSAGSVVGALYASGLNGFALNKLALTMDEASISDWAMPFRTRGLLQGVALQNYLNKTLDNRPIEKMAKPLGVVATDLKTGQPILFQRGNTGIAVRASSSVPSVFEPVKIGGHEYVDGGLVSPVPASFARKMGADFVIAVDISARPEIALTESSFDVLMQTFTIMGQTIKAYELDKYADVVIRPNLNAMSGTDFGQRNAAILAGEEAAARIAPELLRKLAAARATA, from the coding sequence ATGATGTGCGCGCGCTGCCATCCGGCTCCCGGCAGGCTCCATGCAGCGCGCGAGGATCGCCGCCAGCGATCGCTTTTGCATGACACGCGGCACGACACTTTCGCATGGACGTCGGCGCCGTCGCTGGAGAATTCGTTGAAACCGTCATCGCCACGCTTGTCCCGCCGCACGTTCTCGATTGCCGCGGCCTCCGCTGTTCTCTCCGCCTGCGCGTCGACGGGCAGCAAGCCCGACACTGTCACGCCCACGCCCAACACCGCGTCCATCCCGCCGACGCCCCCCGTCAAGCCAGAACGGCCGCTGCGCATCGGGCTCGCGCTTGGCGGCGGCGCGGCGCGCGGCTTTGCGCATATCGGCGTGATCAAGGCACTGGAGGCGCGCAACATCCAGATCGATCTGGTGTGCGGGACGAGCGCCGGATCGGTGGTCGGCGCGCTGTATGCGTCAGGGCTGAACGGTTTCGCGCTCAACAAGCTCGCGCTGACCATGGACGAAGCGTCGATCAGCGACTGGGCGATGCCCTTTCGCACGCGCGGCCTTCTGCAAGGCGTCGCGCTGCAGAACTACCTGAACAAGACGCTCGACAATCGCCCGATCGAGAAAATGGCGAAGCCGCTCGGCGTCGTCGCAACGGATCTGAAAACGGGCCAGCCGATTCTTTTCCAGCGCGGCAACACGGGCATTGCGGTGCGCGCGTCGTCGAGCGTGCCGTCGGTGTTCGAGCCGGTGAAGATCGGCGGACATGAATACGTCGACGGCGGCCTCGTCAGCCCGGTGCCGGCGTCGTTCGCGCGCAAGATGGGCGCGGACTTCGTGATCGCCGTCGATATTTCCGCGCGACCCGAAATAGCGCTTACCGAAAGCTCGTTCGACGTGCTGATGCAGACGTTTACGATCATGGGTCAGACGATCAAGGCATACGAGCTCGACAAATACGCCGACGTCGTGATCCGTCCGAATCTGAACGCGATGAGCGGCACCGACTTCGGACAACGCAATGCGGCGATTCTGGCGGGCGAGGAAGCCGCCGCGCGCATCGCGCCCGAACTGCTGCGCAAACTGGCGGCGGCGCGCGCAACGGCCTGA
- the gltX gene encoding glutamate--tRNA ligase, with amino-acid sequence MTTPVRTRFAPSPTGFIHLGNIRSALYPWAFARKTKGVFVLRIEDTDVERSTEQSVDAILEGMQWLGLDYDEGPFYQMQRMDRYREVLQQMQEQGLVYPCYMSTEELDALRERQRAAGEKPRYDGTWRPEPGKVLPTPPAGVEPVLRFRNPLTGVVAWDDAVKGRVEISNEELDDLVIARPDGTPTYNFCVVVDDLDMKITHVIRGDDHVNNTPRQINILRALGAEPPVYAHLPTVLNEQGEKMSKRHGAMSVMGYRDAGYLPEAVLNYLARLGWSHGDAEIFSREQLIEWFDLDHLGKSPAQYDHNKLSWLNNHYIKEADNARLADLSKPFFAALGIDEATLATGADLVAVIGLMKDRASTVKEIVDSAAMFYRGPNPDTDALAQHVTDVVRPALADLATALKTCEWTKEGIAAALKATLGTHKLKMPQLAMPVRLLVAGTTHTPSIDSVLMLFGRDVAVSRIEKGLA; translated from the coding sequence ATGACCACTCCCGTTCGCACCCGCTTCGCACCGAGCCCCACCGGCTTCATTCACCTCGGCAACATTCGCTCTGCGCTGTATCCGTGGGCGTTCGCGCGCAAAACGAAGGGCGTGTTCGTGCTGCGTATCGAAGACACCGACGTCGAACGCTCGACCGAGCAATCCGTCGACGCGATCCTCGAAGGCATGCAATGGCTCGGCCTCGACTACGACGAAGGTCCGTTCTACCAGATGCAGCGCATGGACCGTTATCGCGAGGTGCTGCAGCAGATGCAGGAGCAGGGGCTCGTGTATCCGTGCTACATGTCGACGGAAGAACTCGACGCGTTGCGCGAGCGCCAGCGCGCCGCGGGCGAAAAGCCGCGCTATGACGGCACGTGGCGCCCCGAGCCGGGCAAGGTGCTGCCGACGCCCCCCGCCGGCGTGGAACCCGTGCTGCGTTTCCGTAATCCGCTGACGGGCGTGGTCGCGTGGGACGATGCCGTGAAGGGCCGCGTCGAAATCTCGAACGAAGAACTCGACGATCTCGTGATTGCGCGCCCGGACGGCACGCCAACCTATAACTTCTGCGTGGTCGTCGACGATCTCGACATGAAGATCACGCATGTGATTCGCGGCGACGACCACGTCAACAACACGCCGCGCCAGATCAATATCCTGCGCGCGCTTGGCGCCGAGCCGCCCGTCTATGCGCACCTGCCGACCGTGCTGAACGAGCAGGGCGAGAAGATGAGCAAGCGGCATGGCGCGATGAGCGTGATGGGTTATCGCGACGCCGGCTATCTGCCGGAAGCGGTGCTGAACTATCTCGCGCGTCTGGGCTGGTCGCATGGCGATGCGGAGATTTTCTCGCGCGAGCAACTGATCGAATGGTTCGATCTCGATCACCTGGGCAAGTCGCCGGCGCAGTATGACCACAACAAGCTGAGCTGGCTGAACAACCATTACATCAAGGAAGCGGACAACGCGCGTCTCGCTGATCTGAGCAAGCCGTTCTTCGCGGCGCTCGGCATCGACGAAGCGACGCTCGCGACGGGCGCGGATCTGGTGGCGGTGATCGGGCTGATGAAGGATCGCGCGTCGACGGTGAAGGAAATTGTGGACAGCGCCGCGATGTTCTATCGCGGTCCGAATCCGGATACCGACGCGCTCGCACAGCATGTGACGGATGTCGTGCGTCCGGCGCTCGCCGATCTCGCTACGGCATTGAAGACCTGCGAGTGGACGAAGGAGGGTATCGCCGCCGCGTTGAAGGCGACGCTCGGCACGCACAAACTGAAGATGCCGCAACTCGCGATGCCCGTGCGTTTGCTGGTGGCGGGCACGACGCATACGCCTTCCATCGATAGCGTGCTGATGCTGTTCGGTCGCGACGTGGCCGTGAGCCGCATCGAAAAGGGGCTTGCCTGA
- a CDS encoding GNAT family N-acetyltransferase, whose amino-acid sequence MLDPTDDPSPFHLRKASMDDFSFAEALTRSNMGGYYRRHHLVWRSDLFLASWRESENFILEADGERIGVLRITEEGDSLHIRDVQIAEGHRRRGAGTYLLNTSHRWARARGLSELQLRVFVDNPAARLYQRMGYRLSGPRLAQLGSIRHMARRV is encoded by the coding sequence ATGCTCGACCCGACTGACGATCCATCTCCCTTCCATTTGCGCAAGGCCAGCATGGACGACTTCTCGTTCGCCGAGGCGCTGACGCGCAGCAACATGGGCGGCTACTACCGCCGGCACCATCTCGTGTGGCGCAGCGACCTGTTTCTCGCGAGCTGGCGCGAGTCGGAAAATTTCATTCTCGAAGCGGACGGCGAACGGATCGGCGTGTTGCGCATCACCGAAGAAGGCGACTCGCTGCATATCCGCGACGTGCAGATCGCCGAGGGACATCGGCGGCGCGGCGCGGGCACGTATCTGCTGAATACGTCGCACCGTTGGGCGCGGGCGCGCGGTCTCTCCGAACTGCAACTGCGCGTATTCGTCGACAATCCTGCGGCACGTCTCTATCAACGGATGGGCTACCGGCTCTCCGGCCCGCGACTCGCACAGCTCGGCTCGATCCGGCATATGGCCCGGCGCGTCTGA
- a CDS encoding AraC family transcriptional regulator: MSTRVDFADIPPEFAPTPTHPIRVRSRPMPAGVRIARHTHAWAQVAYASRGVLRVGTFGTTWMVPPSRAIWVPPYVLHEVTIVEEAFLRTLYVNETVVPPGLDACRVVEVSGLLREVIASLDTPGLPPDRERLLGSLALDEITRSQPLPLSVPMPTEKRLRALCEAVLADPSNTDSLERWASTVGASTRTIARLFRQELGVSFSQWRQQAVLARAIPLLSQGRPLSHVARELGYQSQSAFSAMFRRAFGESPRAFMVRGPEHRRDERDRDEDDDQDDQS, encoded by the coding sequence ATGTCGACGCGCGTCGATTTCGCCGACATTCCGCCGGAGTTCGCGCCCACGCCGACGCATCCTATCCGCGTGCGCTCGCGGCCCATGCCCGCTGGCGTACGCATCGCGCGGCACACGCACGCGTGGGCGCAAGTCGCGTATGCGTCGCGCGGCGTACTGCGGGTGGGCACGTTCGGCACGACGTGGATGGTGCCGCCGTCACGCGCAATCTGGGTGCCGCCGTATGTGCTGCATGAAGTGACCATCGTCGAAGAGGCGTTTCTGCGAACGCTATACGTTAACGAGACAGTCGTGCCGCCGGGACTGGACGCGTGCCGGGTGGTCGAAGTGTCGGGGCTGCTGCGCGAGGTCATTGCCTCGCTGGACACGCCCGGCTTGCCACCTGACCGCGAACGCCTGCTCGGCTCGCTGGCACTCGACGAAATCACCCGGTCGCAGCCTTTGCCGCTGTCCGTGCCGATGCCGACGGAAAAACGTCTACGTGCATTGTGTGAGGCGGTGCTTGCCGATCCCTCGAATACGGATTCACTGGAGCGATGGGCGTCGACGGTCGGCGCGAGCACGCGCACGATCGCGCGGCTTTTTCGTCAGGAACTTGGGGTGAGCTTTTCGCAATGGCGTCAGCAAGCCGTGCTGGCCCGCGCGATCCCCTTACTCAGTCAGGGGCGGCCGCTGTCGCATGTCGCGCGGGAGCTGGGTTACCAGAGTCAGAGTGCGTTTTCCGCGATGTTCCGGCGCGCGTTTGGCGAAAGTCCGCGGGCATTCATGGTGCGGGGCCCGGAGCATAGGCGTGACGAACGGGACCGGGACGAAGACGACGATCAGGACGATCAGAGTTGA
- the rraA gene encoding ribonuclease E activity regulator RraA, whose product MNFATADLCDAHEDQLAAGTLRVLDPVFSRFGRASCFGGEAVTLKVFEDNTLVRATLEEKGAGRVLVIDGGGSLRCALVGGNLGKLGEKNGWAGLVVFGCVRDVLELNECNIGVVALATHPQRSEKRGGGERDVPVRLPGSAVRPGEWVYADSDGVLVASAPLL is encoded by the coding sequence ATGAACTTTGCCACAGCCGACTTGTGCGACGCGCACGAAGATCAGCTCGCCGCAGGTACGTTGCGCGTGCTCGATCCTGTATTCAGCCGTTTCGGGCGCGCGTCATGTTTTGGCGGCGAGGCTGTCACGCTCAAGGTGTTCGAAGACAACACGCTGGTGCGCGCGACGCTCGAAGAAAAAGGCGCGGGCCGTGTGCTGGTGATCGACGGCGGCGGCAGTCTGCGTTGCGCGCTGGTCGGCGGCAATCTGGGCAAGCTTGGCGAGAAAAATGGCTGGGCGGGCCTCGTCGTGTTCGGTTGCGTGCGCGACGTGCTGGAACTGAACGAATGCAACATTGGTGTCGTCGCGCTCGCGACCCATCCGCAGCGCAGCGAGAAGCGCGGCGGCGGAGAGCGCGATGTGCCCGTGCGTTTGCCCGGCTCGGCCGTGCGGCCGGGCGAATGGGTGTATGCGGACAGCGACGGCGTGCTGGTGGCGAGCGCGCCGCTCCTGTAA